A portion of the Megalobrama amblycephala isolate DHTTF-2021 linkage group LG23, ASM1881202v1, whole genome shotgun sequence genome contains these proteins:
- the zgc:92242 gene encoding SH2 domain-containing protein 4A produces MLQQILDDMYIDPDVLEALNEEQKKILFFKMREEQVRRWKEREEKEGKEGIKKEKLRQKKGPCKSVSWRLGSDGDVHVCIIGESDYLKSPKLILSELRDKTEANPNNINRAKAESVKSSMTKPNRAQQISTEPGIQLLLKKPEELSDSTTVSDEFKQDSGSDQSADDSRGQTDDSDSGSAQEDTGLYRPHMSNRETNVAERLRELQLHRAMKEQISINNKTHPLDTPTDKGVVKEKDSSLSYGSRVAQLRKNFNTTSTPCVKPPIPCKPAHLQTSPSVR; encoded by the exons ATGCTGCAGCAAATCCTAGATGACATGTACATTGACCCTGATGTACTAGAGGCCCTGAATGAGGAACAGAAGAAAATCCTGTTCTTCAAAATGAGAGAGGAACAAGTCAGGCGCTGGAAGGAGCGGGAAGAGAAGGAGGGCAAAGAGgggataaaaaaagaaaagctccGGCAAAAGAAAG GCCCTTGTAAAAGTGTGAGTTGGCGGCTGGGCAGTGATGGCGACGTGCATGTGTGTATTATCGGAGAATCAGATTACCTCAAATCTCCAAAACTCATTCTGTCCGAGCTGAGGGACAAGACAGAGGCCAACCCTAACAATATCAACAG AGCAAAAGCTGAATCTGTGAAGAGCAGCATGACCAAACCCAACAGAGCACAACAAATCAGCACAGAACCAGGGATCCAGCTACTGCTTaag AAACCAGAGGAGCTCAGCGATTCTACAACAGTCTCAGATGAGTTCAAGCAAGACAGCGGTTCTGATCAGTCAGCTGATGACAGCAGGGGCCAAACAGATGACTCAGACTCAGGCAGTGCGCAGGAGGACACAGGCCTTTACAGACCACATATGAGCAACAGAGAGACAAACGTAGCAGAAAGGCTGAGAGAGCTTCAACTGCACAGAGCAATGAAAGAGCAGATATCAATCAACAACAAGACACACCCACTGGACACACCCACAGACAAAG GAGTGGTGAAAGAGAAGGATAGCAGTCTTTCATATGGCAGTCGTGTGGCTCAGCTTAGGAAGAACTTCAACACCACAAGTACCCCATGTGTCAAACCACCGATCCCCTGCAAGCCAGCTCACCTACAGACCTCACCCTCTGTCAGATAA